In the genome of Aureimonas sp. OT7, one region contains:
- a CDS encoding PRC-barrel domain-containing protein, with amino-acid sequence MKNILIAASIAALMSGSAMAQTSATTPAPASDNPVIVVLPPVTQGAAPAHFLIDDLDDEDVYGVDGAKIGEIEDFVVDTEGQIAAVVVEVGGFLGIGEKEVLVDWSALDIQVTDGDLRVNAPTLTREELEAAADVDVDAMVLGRD; translated from the coding sequence ATGAAGAACATCCTGATCGCCGCCAGCATTGCAGCCCTTATGAGCGGAAGCGCGATGGCGCAGACGAGCGCCACGACGCCGGCCCCCGCCTCCGACAATCCGGTCATCGTCGTGTTGCCTCCGGTTACGCAGGGTGCGGCGCCGGCGCATTTCCTGATCGACGATCTGGACGATGAGGATGTCTATGGCGTCGATGGCGCGAAGATCGGCGAGATCGAAGACTTCGTCGTCGACACCGAGGGGCAGATCGCGGCGGTGGTTGTCGAGGTCGGCGGCTTCCTCGGCATCGGCGAGAAGGAAGTGCTCGTGGACTGGTCCGCCCTCGACATCCAGGTCACCGATGGCGACCTGCGCGTCAACGCACCCACGCTGACCCGCGAGGAGCTCGAGGCTGCCGCCGATGTGGATGTCGATGCCATGGTGCTCGGCCGCGACTGA
- a CDS encoding glutathione S-transferase family protein: MLRIYGMLDSGNCYKPRLLMALTGSPFEHVEFSTRDGSTRTDTFLGRNPIGQCPLLELEDGRFLAESGAILNYLGEGTDFVPADPYDRARMLQWMFFEQNQHEPAIAVRRALTVYPERKAAATPERMKTTLERGNSALEVMDRALGGSAFFAGERPSLADIALYPYTRDAAEGGFDLGPFREVTAWLTRVEALPGFKPKEWTPAG; encoded by the coding sequence GTGCTGCGTATTTACGGAATGCTGGATAGTGGCAATTGCTACAAGCCGCGCCTTCTGATGGCTCTTACCGGGAGTCCCTTCGAGCATGTCGAGTTTTCGACGCGGGACGGCTCCACGCGTACGGACACCTTCCTGGGCCGCAACCCGATCGGCCAGTGCCCGCTGCTGGAGCTGGAAGACGGCCGCTTCCTGGCGGAGTCGGGCGCGATCCTGAACTATCTTGGCGAAGGGACCGATTTCGTGCCGGCGGATCCCTATGATCGCGCGCGGATGCTTCAATGGATGTTCTTCGAGCAGAACCAGCATGAGCCGGCGATTGCGGTCCGCCGCGCCCTGACCGTCTATCCCGAGCGCAAGGCCGCGGCGACGCCCGAGCGGATGAAGACGACGCTGGAAAGGGGCAATTCCGCGCTGGAAGTGATGGACCGCGCACTAGGCGGCTCTGCGTTTTTCGCAGGCGAGCGGCCAAGCCTCGCGGATATCGCGCTGTATCCCTACACGCGTGATGCGGCGGAAGGCGGGTTCGACCTCGGCCCGTTCCGCGAAGTCACGGCCTGGTTGACCCGCGTCGAGGCCCTGCCCGGCTTCAAGCCGAAAGAATGGACGCCCGCCGGATGA
- a CDS encoding pyridoxal phosphate-dependent aminotransferase: MAFLAAALDRVKPSATIAVSQKARELKARGVDVIGLGAGEPDFDTPDNIKAAAIDAINRGETKYTPISGIPQLREAISQKFKRENGLEYTPAQTIVSTGGKQVLFNAFMATLNPGDEVVIPTPYWVSYPEMVLLCGGTPVFVETGLESGFKLTPEALEKAITPKTKWFLFNSPSNPSGGAYTHDEVKALTDVLLRHEHVWVMTDDMYEHLVYGDFTFATPAQVEPRLYERTLTINGVSKAYAMTGWRIGYAGGPLNLIKAMDMIQGQQTSGACSIAQWAAVEALTGPQDFIASNRTIFQGRRDLVVSMLNQATGIQCPTPEGAFYVYPSCAGLIGKTTEGGKRIETDEDFVTALLEQEGVAVVHGSAFGLGPNFRISYATSEALLEEACKRIQRFCSSLR; this comes from the coding sequence ATGGCCTTCCTTGCCGCCGCGCTCGACCGCGTGAAGCCTTCCGCCACCATTGCCGTTTCGCAGAAGGCACGGGAACTGAAAGCGCGGGGGGTCGACGTCATCGGCCTTGGCGCGGGCGAACCTGATTTCGATACGCCCGACAACATCAAGGCCGCCGCGATCGACGCGATCAACCGGGGCGAGACCAAGTACACCCCCATTTCCGGCATCCCGCAGCTTCGCGAGGCGATCTCGCAGAAGTTCAAGCGCGAGAACGGGCTGGAGTACACGCCCGCCCAGACCATCGTTTCCACCGGCGGCAAGCAGGTTCTGTTCAACGCCTTCATGGCGACGTTGAACCCCGGCGACGAGGTCGTCATCCCGACGCCCTACTGGGTCAGCTACCCGGAGATGGTGCTTCTGTGCGGTGGCACGCCCGTCTTCGTCGAAACCGGCCTGGAAAGCGGGTTCAAGCTCACGCCCGAGGCGCTGGAAAAGGCGATCACGCCGAAGACGAAGTGGTTCCTGTTCAACTCGCCCTCGAACCCGTCGGGCGGCGCCTACACGCACGACGAGGTGAAGGCGCTAACGGACGTGCTGCTGCGCCATGAGCATGTCTGGGTCATGACCGACGACATGTACGAGCATCTCGTCTATGGCGACTTCACCTTCGCCACGCCGGCACAGGTGGAGCCACGCCTTTACGAACGCACCTTGACGATCAACGGCGTGTCCAAGGCCTATGCGATGACCGGATGGCGCATCGGCTATGCCGGTGGACCGCTGAACCTCATCAAGGCCATGGACATGATCCAGGGCCAGCAGACGTCCGGTGCCTGTTCCATCGCGCAGTGGGCCGCCGTCGAGGCGCTGACGGGCCCGCAGGACTTCATCGCCAGCAACCGGACGATCTTCCAGGGCCGTCGCGATCTGGTCGTCTCGATGCTCAACCAGGCGACCGGCATCCAGTGCCCGACGCCGGAGGGCGCGTTCTACGTCTATCCGTCCTGCGCCGGGCTGATCGGCAAGACGACGGAAGGCGGCAAGCGTATCGAGACGGACGAGGATTTCGTCACCGCGCTGCTGGAGCAAGAGGGCGTCGCCGTCGTGCACGGCTCGGCCTTCGGCCTCGGTCCGAATTTCCGTATCTCCTACGCGACTTCCGAAGCCCTGCTGGAAGAGGCATGCAAGCGCATCCAGCGCTTCTGCTCCAGCCTGCGGTAG
- a CDS encoding LysR family transcriptional regulator, translated as MALDWDKLRIFHAAAEAGSFTHAANALNLSQSAISRQVAALEQEIGAPLFHRHARGLVLSEQGEILFRTATDVLKQLETVRMQLTETREKPSGRLRVTTTVGLGSGWLTHRAQEFLELYPELELQLVFDNEEIDLTMRKADCAIRLRQPQQPDLIQRRLFTVHLHVYAAPSYLQRYGRPETITDLDRHRLITFGEPAPPYLRNLNTLETVGLPEGMTRPAVLQINNLMAIKSAIERGIGLALLPDYMIDKDSKLVQVLPEMEMPAFDTYLCYPEQLREAAKLKVFRDFLIAKARTWAF; from the coding sequence ATGGCGCTTGACTGGGACAAGCTGCGCATATTCCACGCAGCGGCGGAGGCCGGCTCCTTCACCCATGCCGCCAACGCGCTGAACCTGAGCCAGTCGGCGATCAGCCGGCAGGTCGCCGCGCTCGAACAGGAGATCGGCGCTCCCCTCTTCCACCGTCACGCGCGCGGCCTGGTGCTTTCCGAGCAGGGCGAAATCCTGTTCCGCACCGCCACGGATGTGCTCAAGCAGCTCGAAACCGTCCGCATGCAGTTGACCGAAACGCGCGAAAAGCCCAGCGGCCGGCTGCGCGTCACCACCACGGTGGGCCTCGGCTCCGGCTGGCTGACACACCGCGCGCAGGAGTTCCTCGAACTCTATCCCGAGCTCGAACTGCAGCTCGTGTTCGACAACGAGGAAATCGACCTCACCATGCGCAAGGCGGATTGCGCCATCCGCCTGCGCCAGCCCCAGCAGCCGGACCTGATCCAGCGCCGCCTGTTCACCGTGCATCTGCATGTCTACGCCGCGCCCAGCTACCTGCAACGCTATGGCCGCCCCGAGACCATCACGGATCTCGACCGCCACCGGCTGATCACCTTCGGCGAGCCGGCACCGCCCTATCTGCGCAATCTCAACACACTGGAAACCGTGGGGCTTCCGGAAGGCATGACGCGCCCGGCCGTCCTGCAGATCAACAACCTCATGGCGATCAAGTCCGCCATCGAGCGCGGGATCGGGCTGGCGCTGCTGCCCGACTATATGATCGACAAGGACTCCAAGCTCGTGCAGGTGCTGCCCGAGATGGAGATGCCGGCCTTCGACACCTATCTCTGCTATCCGGAACAGTTGCGCGAGGCGGCCAAGCTCAAGGTGTTCCGCGACTTCCTGATCGCCAAGGCCCGCACCTGGGCCTTCTGA
- the trxB gene encoding thioredoxin-disulfide reductase: MTVERHAEVLIVGSGPAGYTAAIYAARAMLKPLMVAGLQEGGQLTITSDVENYPGFADPIQGPWLMEQMKAQALAMGTEMAADLIVEADLSVRPFRLRGDGGVVYTADALIIATGAQARWLGLDTEAEFQGFGVSACATCDGFFYRGKDVVVVGGGNTAVEEALYLSHIARSVTVVHRRDAFRAERIMQDRLLARDNVSVVWNAEIADVVGIKHPMKQVTGVRLRDVITGDITEQATDGVFIAIGHAPATELFSGQLRTKPGGYLWVEPGTTQTSVEGVYAAGDVADDTYRQAVTAAGLGCMAALEAERWLAARTDAPAERQAAE, encoded by the coding sequence ATGACCGTCGAGCGTCACGCCGAAGTTCTCATCGTCGGCTCCGGGCCGGCCGGCTATACCGCCGCCATCTATGCGGCGCGCGCCATGCTGAAGCCGCTGATGGTGGCCGGGCTCCAGGAGGGCGGGCAGCTCACCATCACGTCCGACGTCGAGAACTATCCGGGGTTCGCCGACCCGATCCAGGGCCCCTGGCTGATGGAGCAGATGAAGGCGCAGGCCCTTGCCATGGGCACGGAGATGGCCGCCGACCTGATCGTCGAGGCGGATTTGTCGGTGCGGCCGTTCCGCCTGCGTGGCGACGGCGGCGTCGTCTATACGGCCGACGCCCTCATCATCGCCACCGGCGCGCAGGCGCGCTGGCTTGGCCTCGACACCGAGGCGGAGTTCCAGGGCTTCGGCGTTTCGGCATGCGCCACCTGCGACGGCTTCTTCTATCGCGGCAAGGATGTCGTGGTGGTGGGCGGCGGCAACACGGCGGTCGAGGAAGCACTCTACCTTTCGCATATCGCCCGCAGCGTCACGGTGGTGCATCGGCGCGACGCCTTCCGTGCGGAACGCATCATGCAGGATCGGCTGCTGGCGCGCGACAACGTCTCCGTCGTCTGGAACGCCGAGATCGCCGATGTGGTCGGCATCAAGCACCCGATGAAGCAGGTCACGGGCGTGCGGCTGCGCGACGTCATCACCGGGGATATCACCGAGCAGGCAACCGACGGCGTCTTCATTGCCATCGGCCATGCGCCGGCAACCGAACTCTTCTCCGGCCAGTTGCGCACCAAGCCGGGCGGCTATCTCTGGGTGGAGCCGGGCACCACGCAGACATCGGTCGAGGGTGTCTATGCGGCCGGCGACGTCGCCGACGACACCTACCGCCAGGCGGTGACGGCGGCCGGGCTTGGCTGCATGGCCGCCCTGGAGGCCGAGCGCTGGCTGGCGGCGCGCACCGATGCCCCTGCCGAGCGGCAGGCGGCGGAATAA